From Mobula hypostoma chromosome 8, sMobHyp1.1, whole genome shotgun sequence, the proteins below share one genomic window:
- the slc30a10 gene encoding zinc transporter 10 isoform X1, translated as MVKNCRMIFMLVITSGFFVVELLVGYIGNSIALVSDSFNMLSDMISLGVGLTVANVSKIRRRHNNTYGFVRAEVVGALANAVFLSALTFTVFIEAIIRLVHPHRIEDVGLVLVVGALGLAVNVVGLILFQNSCFRGRRSTQTDRLGNGTREQIENKGSTNAAALNVRGIFLQVMGDALGSVVVVVTATIFYVLPLDKDEPCNWKCYVDPSLTIIMVVIIISYVLPLVKETAIILLQMVPRGIELHDIDEKLRSVDGVYGIHELHIWELAGGKNIASLHVKCLDPSTYKTAGLQIREVFHNAGVHSVTIQVEFSEGVNDSDLTCNFPCMLPECENQLCCIPQKHYDVDVQGYIEMSNNLPEASCNGHRRNRVEENNIEETSNISPHSLGIQGEISEEKEDTDGLLHLQSSSL; from the exons ATGGTCAAGAACTGCCGCATGATTTTCATGCTGGTGATAACAAGCGGCTTCTTCGTGGTGGAGCTCTTGGTAGGATATATAGGCAATTCCATCGCTCTGGTCTCGGACTCCTTCAACATGTTGTCTGACATGATCTCCCTGGGCGTCGGGTTGACCGTGGCCAACGTATCGAAAATCAGGAGGCGCCACAACAACACGTACGGCTTTGTGCGAGCAGAGGTGGTAGGAGCTCTGGCCAACGCCGTCTTCCTCTCAGCATTGACTTTCACCGTCTTCATCGAGGCGATCATCCGCCTCGTCCATCCGCACAGGATAGAGGATGTCGGCTTGGTGCTGGTCGTCGGGGCTCTCGGGCTGGCCGTGAACGTCGTGGGTCTGATTCTCTTTCAAAATAGTTGTTTCAGAGGACGGAGAAGCACTCAAACAG ATAGATTGGGAAATGGCACAAGAGAACAAATAGAGAACAAAGGGTCAACAAATGCTGCGGCTTTAAATGTCCGAG GTATCTTTCTGCAGGTAATGGGTGATGCATTGGGATCTGTTGTGGTGGTAGTCACTGCCACTATATTCTATGTGCTTCCTCTTGACAAAGATGAACCCTGTAACTGGAAATGCTACGTCGATCCAAGCCTGACAATCATTATGGTTGTAATCATTATATCATATGTCTTACCACTTGTAAAAGAAACAGCTATAATTTTGCTCCAGATGGTGCCCAGAGGGATCGAGCTACATGATATAG ATGAAAAGTTGCGTTCAGTTGATGGAGTATATGGGATTCACGAACTCCATATCTGGGAACTTGCTGGAGGGAAGAATATCGCTTCACTTCATGTGAAATGCCTGGATCCTTCTACGTACAAAACAGCAGGGTTACAAATCCGTGAGGTCTTCCACAATGCAGGAGTTCACTCTGTAACCATCCAGGTAGAATTTTCTGAAGGAGTAAACGATTCTGACTTAACATGCAATTTCCCCTGTATGTTACCAGAATGTGAGAATCAACTGTGCTGCATTCCACAAAAACATTATGATGTTGATGTGCAGGGTTACATAGAGATGAGTAACAATCTTCCAGAAGCCTCCTGTAATGGCCACAGGAGAAATAGGGTAGAGGAAAATAACATCGAAGAAACTTCCAATATTTCACCTCACAGTTTGGGAATACAGGGAGAAATAAGTGAAGAAAAGGAAGACACAGATGGACTATTACATTTGCAGAGTTCTTCACTGTAG
- the slc30a10 gene encoding zinc transporter 10 isoform X2 yields MLSDMISLGVGLTVANVSKIRRRHNNTYGFVRAEVVGALANAVFLSALTFTVFIEAIIRLVHPHRIEDVGLVLVVGALGLAVNVVGLILFQNSCFRGRRSTQTDRLGNGTREQIENKGSTNAAALNVRGIFLQVMGDALGSVVVVVTATIFYVLPLDKDEPCNWKCYVDPSLTIIMVVIIISYVLPLVKETAIILLQMVPRGIELHDIDEKLRSVDGVYGIHELHIWELAGGKNIASLHVKCLDPSTYKTAGLQIREVFHNAGVHSVTIQISPQRLPLQRKQPKLIRPLMVAHAL; encoded by the exons ATGTTGTCTGACATGATCTCCCTGGGCGTCGGGTTGACCGTGGCCAACGTATCGAAAATCAGGAGGCGCCACAACAACACGTACGGCTTTGTGCGAGCAGAGGTGGTAGGAGCTCTGGCCAACGCCGTCTTCCTCTCAGCATTGACTTTCACCGTCTTCATCGAGGCGATCATCCGCCTCGTCCATCCGCACAGGATAGAGGATGTCGGCTTGGTGCTGGTCGTCGGGGCTCTCGGGCTGGCCGTGAACGTCGTGGGTCTGATTCTCTTTCAAAATAGTTGTTTCAGAGGACGGAGAAGCACTCAAACAG ATAGATTGGGAAATGGCACAAGAGAACAAATAGAGAACAAAGGGTCAACAAATGCTGCGGCTTTAAATGTCCGAG GTATCTTTCTGCAGGTAATGGGTGATGCATTGGGATCTGTTGTGGTGGTAGTCACTGCCACTATATTCTATGTGCTTCCTCTTGACAAAGATGAACCCTGTAACTGGAAATGCTACGTCGATCCAAGCCTGACAATCATTATGGTTGTAATCATTATATCATATGTCTTACCACTTGTAAAAGAAACAGCTATAATTTTGCTCCAGATGGTGCCCAGAGGGATCGAGCTACATGATATAG ATGAAAAGTTGCGTTCAGTTGATGGAGTATATGGGATTCACGAACTCCATATCTGGGAACTTGCTGGAGGGAAGAATATCGCTTCACTTCATGTGAAATGCCTGGATCCTTCTACGTACAAAACAGCAGGGTTACAAATCCGTGAGGTCTTCCACAATGCAGGAGTTCACTCTGTAACCATCCAG